In Meiothermus ruber DSM 1279, the following proteins share a genomic window:
- the mnmE gene encoding tRNA uridine-5-carboxymethylaminomethyl(34) synthesis GTPase MnmE, which translates to MGLPSLSDVIAAIATPPGKGAVGIIRVSGEGALELVSRLWKGKNPSKLAGGRFTHGQICDPHTGEVLDEALLLVFRQPHSYTGQDSAELHTHGSPAVLRRVLQALFELGARPAQPGEFTLRAYLNGKMDLAQAESVLSLIEAESDAARRQALRGLSAGLSQKISYLSEQLFDLLAHIQAWLDYPEEGVEPAQIQAGLEPVLQEITHLLATAPAGRIAQKGARIALVGAPNAGKSSLLNALLGYERAIVTPIPGTTRDYLEAPLEIAGVPIVAVDTAGVRETDDVIEKSGVERALAIAQEADLVLYLADQSQPRPTPPPLPWERTLKVATKADLAPAWSDAAYLRVSSQTGLGLPELRQQIHHRLLGQAPEGELWVSNERHVEALRRAQGHLQEALQAPEDLAALSIEQALEALAEILGKDVSEEVIDRVFRNFCVGK; encoded by the coding sequence GTGGGCCTTCCTTCACTCAGTGACGTAATCGCGGCCATCGCCACCCCACCCGGCAAGGGGGCGGTGGGCATCATACGGGTCTCGGGCGAGGGTGCTTTGGAGCTGGTCTCGAGGCTGTGGAAAGGTAAAAACCCCAGCAAGCTGGCCGGGGGCCGCTTTACCCACGGCCAGATCTGCGACCCACACACCGGGGAGGTGCTGGACGAGGCGCTCTTGCTGGTGTTTCGCCAACCCCATTCCTACACCGGCCAGGATAGCGCGGAGCTTCATACCCACGGCTCACCGGCGGTATTGCGACGGGTTTTGCAGGCCCTGTTTGAGCTGGGGGCCCGCCCCGCCCAGCCCGGCGAGTTCACGCTGCGCGCTTATCTGAACGGAAAGATGGATCTGGCCCAGGCCGAGTCGGTGCTGAGCCTGATCGAGGCCGAGTCGGACGCGGCCCGGCGGCAGGCCTTGCGCGGCTTGAGCGCGGGTCTATCGCAAAAAATCAGTTATCTTTCGGAGCAACTTTTTGACCTGCTGGCCCATATCCAGGCCTGGCTCGACTACCCCGAGGAAGGGGTGGAGCCGGCCCAGATTCAGGCCGGTCTCGAGCCGGTTTTGCAGGAGATAACCCACCTGCTGGCCACCGCCCCCGCCGGGCGCATCGCCCAGAAAGGGGCCCGCATCGCCCTGGTGGGTGCGCCCAACGCGGGCAAGTCCAGCCTGCTCAACGCCCTGCTGGGCTACGAGCGGGCCATCGTCACCCCCATCCCCGGCACCACCCGCGACTACCTCGAGGCCCCCCTGGAGATCGCCGGGGTGCCCATCGTGGCGGTGGACACCGCTGGGGTGCGGGAAACCGACGACGTAATCGAGAAAAGCGGGGTGGAGCGGGCCCTGGCCATTGCCCAGGAGGCCGACCTGGTGCTCTACCTGGCCGACCAGAGCCAGCCCCGCCCCACCCCGCCCCCGCTGCCCTGGGAGCGTACCCTGAAGGTCGCCACCAAAGCCGACCTGGCCCCGGCCTGGAGCGACGCGGCCTACCTGAGGGTCTCGAGCCAGACCGGTCTGGGCCTGCCAGAGCTGCGCCAGCAGATTCACCACCGGCTCCTGGGCCAGGCCCCCGAGGGGGAGCTTTGGGTCAGCAACGAGCGCCACGTGGAGGCCCTGCGCCGCGCCCAGGGGCACCTCCAAGAAGCCCTGCAAGCCCCCGAAGACCTGGCCGCCCTCTCCATTGAGCAGGCCCTGGAGGCCCTGGCCGAAATCCTCGGTAAAGACGTTTCGGAAGAGGTGATCGACCGGGTCTTCCGCAACTTCTGCGTAGGGAAGTAG
- a CDS encoding cation:proton antiporter, translating into MELAWVGAAYGLGLLASRLGLPPLVGYLGAGFTLWGLGYQNSPLLEQIADVGVLLLLFTVGLKLRFASLVRLEVLGVGGLHLVLFGLLLGLIGLLLGMGPNAALFLGIGLAFSSTVLAVKLLDDRRELSTFHGRVAVGILVLQDLVAVGLLAYAGVKNPTPWALLLLALPLLRPLVGWILEKSGHDELLLLYGLGLALGGPTWPKIWGYRPSWVLC; encoded by the coding sequence ATGGAGCTGGCATGGGTTGGAGCCGCCTATGGGTTGGGCTTGCTTGCAAGCCGTCTTGGACTGCCACCGCTGGTAGGCTACCTCGGGGCGGGCTTCACGCTGTGGGGTCTGGGCTACCAAAACAGCCCCTTACTGGAACAGATCGCCGATGTGGGCGTATTGCTGCTGCTTTTCACAGTCGGTCTGAAGCTCCGTTTTGCCAGTCTGGTGCGCCTGGAGGTGCTGGGCGTAGGGGGCCTTCACCTGGTGCTTTTCGGCCTGCTTCTGGGCCTGATTGGGCTTCTGTTGGGAATGGGCCCCAATGCCGCGCTCTTTTTAGGGATTGGACTGGCCTTCTCCAGCACGGTGCTGGCCGTGAAGCTGCTCGACGACCGCCGGGAGCTTTCCACCTTTCACGGGCGGGTGGCGGTTGGGATTCTGGTCTTGCAAGACCTGGTCGCGGTGGGCCTGCTGGCCTACGCGGGGGTCAAGAACCCCACGCCCTGGGCGCTGCTGCTGCTGGCCCTGCCCTTGCTGCGACCTTTGGTGGGTTGGATCCTGGAAAAAAGCGGCCACGATGAGCTCCTGTTGCTCTACGGCCTGGGCCTGGCCCTGGGGGGGCCAACCTGGCCCAAAATCTGGGGGTATCGCCCGAGCTGGGTGCTTTGCTGA
- a CDS encoding cation:proton antiporter family protein, whose protein sequence is MLIGAALAGHPQTSELSRTLWGLKEAFLVAFFLQIGLMGLPSLSALPLALVFILLLPLKAALFFVLFVLFGLRARTAFVTSVSLGSYSEFALITSVAAVEAGLLPESWGQLVGLVVAISLALAAPLNRSVHTLFQRYERFLLRFERKGLHADDEPTSLGGAEWLVVGMGRTGGAAYKMLTGQGYRVLGLDADESKLEFHRAKNRQVRYGDAEDPELWERIDLDGLRGVLLTLPDLEAKLRAAQGLKQRGFSGVIAATSYHREEDPLLQEAGATLISRPFAEAGERLAERALGINLVEEAEDPKPTETAAS, encoded by the coding sequence TTGCTGATAGGGGCGGCCCTGGCCGGTCATCCGCAAACCTCGGAGTTGTCGCGCACCCTGTGGGGCCTGAAAGAGGCCTTCCTGGTGGCTTTTTTCCTGCAAATTGGGCTGATGGGTCTGCCCTCCCTCTCGGCACTCCCCCTGGCCCTGGTGTTTATACTCCTGCTCCCCCTCAAAGCCGCCCTCTTTTTTGTGTTGTTTGTCCTCTTCGGCCTGCGGGCCCGCACCGCTTTCGTGACCAGCGTGTCCCTGGGTAGCTATAGCGAGTTTGCCCTGATCACCAGCGTGGCCGCCGTGGAGGCCGGCCTCTTACCGGAGTCCTGGGGTCAGTTGGTGGGCTTGGTGGTGGCGATCTCGCTGGCCCTGGCGGCCCCGCTCAACCGTTCGGTGCACACCCTGTTTCAGCGCTACGAGCGGTTCTTACTGCGCTTCGAGCGTAAAGGTTTGCACGCCGACGACGAACCCACCAGCCTGGGCGGGGCCGAGTGGCTGGTGGTGGGCATGGGCCGCACGGGTGGGGCGGCTTACAAGATGCTGACCGGGCAGGGCTACCGGGTGCTGGGGCTCGACGCCGACGAGAGCAAGCTCGAGTTCCACCGGGCCAAAAACCGCCAGGTGCGCTATGGCGACGCCGAAGACCCCGAGCTATGGGAACGGATCGATCTGGACGGGTTGCGCGGAGTGCTGCTGACCCTACCCGACCTCGAGGCCAAGCTTCGGGCCGCCCAGGGGCTCAAGCAGCGGGGCTTTTCGGGGGTCATCGCCGCAACCAGCTATCACCGCGAAGAGGATCCACTCCTGCAAGAAGCCGGGGCCACCCTCATCTCCCGGCCCTTTGCCGAGGCCGGGGAGCGCCTGGCCGAACGGGCTCTGGGTATCAACCTGGTCGAAGAGGCAGAAGACCCCAAACCCACCGAGACTGCGGCCAGCTAA
- the mnmD gene encoding tRNA (5-methylaminomethyl-2-thiouridine)(34)-methyltransferase MnmD, with amino-acid sequence MKAEPFEPLRTEDGSLTLVHPAFGESYSSRYGAWMQANELYLKLTQTHQHPSPRVLEVGFGLGVNFRATLENCLQRGVCLEYLSYEAFPVSREVLASVEMPLSVAARKVWARILEGWPAAPGGSLCQEGAWGRLEVRFEDVTQALFPNGWATAVYLDPFSPKVNPEPWQPGVLSKLFAAARGGARLATYSVAGGFRRTLAAAGFTVRKVPGIGKKAWTVAERPEA; translated from the coding sequence TTGAAAGCTGAACCCTTCGAGCCCCTGCGCACCGAGGATGGCTCGCTCACCCTGGTACATCCAGCGTTTGGTGAATCGTACAGTTCCCGTTACGGGGCCTGGATGCAGGCCAACGAGCTGTACCTCAAGCTGACCCAGACCCACCAGCACCCGTCGCCAAGGGTGCTCGAGGTGGGCTTTGGGCTTGGGGTTAATTTTCGGGCGACGCTGGAGAACTGCCTGCAGCGCGGGGTGTGTCTAGAATACCTAAGCTACGAGGCTTTTCCGGTCTCGAGGGAGGTGCTGGCATCGGTGGAGATGCCGCTTTCGGTCGCGGCGCGGAAGGTGTGGGCCCGTATCCTCGAGGGCTGGCCGGCAGCGCCCGGCGGGTCTTTGTGCCAGGAGGGGGCTTGGGGGCGGCTCGAGGTGCGTTTTGAAGACGTGACACAGGCCCTTTTCCCCAACGGCTGGGCCACTGCAGTCTACCTCGACCCCTTCAGCCCCAAGGTCAACCCCGAGCCCTGGCAGCCTGGTGTTCTGAGCAAGCTATTTGCGGCCGCTCGAGGGGGTGCGCGGCTGGCCACCTACTCGGTAGCGGGGGGCTTTCGCCGCACGCTGGCCGCAGCCGGCTTCACAGTGCGCAAGGTGCCAGGCATAGGAAAAAAGGCCTGGACAGTGGCCGAACGCCCCGAAGCCTAG
- a CDS encoding pyridoxal phosphate-dependent decarboxylase family protein has protein sequence MTPEEFRRLGYQLIDFIAEYRASLEALPVMSQASPGSIKALFPASPPAQAVGLAGVQEGLRALFPGLTHWQSPNFYAWFPSNAPLSSVLADLVATGLGQTGITWQASPALTEVEEVMTDWLRQMFGLPDCFQGVIQDTASTGTLVALLTAREWATDQSQDRGGLQAEARPLTVYVSDQAHSSVPKAALLAGFGRENLRLIETDEDHAMRADLLEAAIERDLAEGRRPCAVVAAVGTTNTTAIDPVRAIAELCRKYGLWLHVDAAMAGAAMILPECRGLWDGIEHADSIAINPHKWLGVAFDCSLYYVRAPEHLIRAMSTNPSYLHSTADGQVKNYKDWGIPLGRRFRALKIWFTLLDQGVEGLQARLRRDIANARWLEAQVRQTPGWELLAPVPLQTLCLRYNPAGLSPAQVDRHTQDWVARINRSGRAFLTPALLKGRWMVRVSIGAESTERRHVESLWALMQQEAQKVQIES, from the coding sequence ATGACACCCGAAGAGTTCAGACGCCTGGGGTACCAATTGATTGATTTCATCGCTGAGTATCGCGCAAGCCTCGAGGCCCTGCCGGTAATGTCGCAAGCTTCACCCGGAAGCATCAAAGCCCTGTTTCCGGCTTCACCGCCCGCACAGGCCGTGGGACTGGCAGGGGTGCAGGAGGGGCTCAGGGCCTTATTCCCGGGTCTGACCCATTGGCAAAGTCCCAATTTTTATGCCTGGTTTCCCTCCAACGCGCCGCTCTCTTCGGTGCTGGCCGATCTGGTGGCTACCGGACTGGGCCAGACCGGCATCACCTGGCAGGCCAGCCCGGCCCTGACCGAGGTTGAGGAGGTTATGACCGACTGGCTGCGCCAGATGTTTGGCCTGCCCGATTGCTTTCAAGGGGTCATTCAGGATACCGCCTCCACCGGTACGCTGGTTGCGCTGCTGACCGCCCGGGAGTGGGCGACGGATCAGTCCCAGGATCGGGGTGGGCTGCAGGCCGAGGCCCGGCCTCTTACCGTGTACGTCTCCGACCAGGCCCACAGCTCGGTGCCCAAGGCGGCTTTGCTGGCCGGTTTTGGGCGCGAGAACCTGCGCCTTATCGAGACCGACGAAGACCATGCCATGCGTGCAGACCTGCTCGAGGCCGCCATAGAGCGCGACCTGGCCGAGGGCCGCAGGCCCTGCGCGGTGGTGGCGGCGGTGGGTACGACCAACACCACCGCCATCGATCCGGTGCGGGCCATTGCCGAACTGTGCCGGAAGTATGGTCTCTGGCTGCACGTGGATGCAGCCATGGCCGGTGCGGCCATGATTCTGCCGGAGTGCCGGGGCCTGTGGGACGGCATCGAGCACGCCGACTCCATCGCCATCAACCCCCACAAGTGGCTGGGGGTGGCTTTCGACTGCTCGCTCTACTACGTGCGTGCGCCCGAGCATCTGATCCGGGCCATGTCCACCAACCCCTCCTACCTGCACTCGACAGCCGATGGTCAGGTAAAAAACTACAAAGACTGGGGAATCCCGTTGGGGCGGCGCTTCCGGGCCCTGAAGATCTGGTTCACCCTGCTCGACCAAGGGGTCGAGGGCCTGCAAGCCCGGCTAAGGCGTGATATAGCCAATGCCCGCTGGCTCGAGGCCCAGGTTCGCCAGACCCCCGGCTGGGAGCTGCTGGCGCCGGTGCCGCTTCAGACCCTGTGCCTGCGCTACAACCCTGCCGGCCTGAGCCCAGCGCAGGTGGATCGGCACACCCAGGACTGGGTGGCCCGCATCAACCGTTCTGGCCGGGCCTTCCTGACCCCGGCTCTGCTCAAAGGGCGCTGGATGGTACGGGTCTCGATTGGAGCTGAGTCCACCGAACGCCGTCATGTGGAGTCGCTGTGGGCCCTGATGCAGCAGGAAGCCCAGAAGGTGCAAATTGAAAGCTGA
- a CDS encoding S8 family peptidase, whose amino-acid sequence MAPFRLLILLLTLLVAPAQARPPTVEVIVELDGPALPKGQAKAELMRLLKTHLGQAEGRLRIKASKGFWASQSLLVRLPASEVKRLAQVPGVRRVYPNRTVQLGQPVARALSDTVGGGSSWALAHIGAPSLWAAGMRGQGIRIGHLDTGVDAAHPDLRGKIVAFAEVSADGVARVAEPYDSSLHGTYTAGLLVGNHVGVAPEARLVSALVLPGGYGTLAQVLGGLDWVLEQNVHIVSMSLGLEGTQNEFVPVIERMRQMGVLPVFAIGNSGGAPATPGNMPGVLGIGAIDSANRVAGFSSRGEVRWGTPYNTVVQKPDLVAPGVDVRSSIPGGRYMSMSGTSVSTAIAAGGAALLMSGGFKAEQVRQALLNSALPLSATGSGKGAIRLGDALAALKPAPPDSPPAAKPPTPLKTALLVIETPETAAIQKALEALELSSTVVQASPDKRPGAGEIAQYPLVVWVLPPDWSQRWPEAQRKMLRAYVEQGGRLVLIASYPGQQPLAESSTFGKGRASFVSGDLDSLSLEQRTQALRGVIQQILR is encoded by the coding sequence ATGGCACCATTCCGACTGCTCATTCTGCTTCTAACCCTGCTGGTCGCGCCTGCGCAGGCCCGACCCCCCACAGTGGAGGTGATTGTGGAGCTTGATGGGCCAGCGCTGCCCAAAGGGCAGGCTAAAGCAGAGTTAATGCGCCTGCTGAAGACCCATTTGGGGCAGGCCGAAGGGCGGCTGCGCATCAAAGCCAGCAAAGGCTTCTGGGCCAGCCAAAGTCTTCTGGTGCGCCTGCCCGCATCGGAGGTCAAACGCCTGGCCCAGGTACCCGGCGTGCGGCGGGTTTACCCCAACCGCACCGTCCAGCTCGGCCAGCCGGTCGCCAGGGCGCTCTCCGACACGGTTGGCGGTGGCAGCAGCTGGGCCCTGGCCCACATCGGCGCACCCAGCCTGTGGGCTGCGGGAATGCGAGGCCAGGGCATCCGCATCGGCCATCTGGACACCGGCGTCGATGCCGCACACCCCGATTTACGAGGCAAAATCGTGGCTTTTGCCGAAGTGAGCGCCGATGGCGTAGCCCGCGTCGCCGAACCCTACGATTCCTCTTTGCATGGCACCTATACAGCCGGCCTGCTGGTGGGTAACCACGTGGGCGTCGCCCCAGAGGCGCGCCTGGTTTCGGCGCTGGTGCTGCCGGGCGGCTACGGCACACTGGCCCAGGTACTGGGCGGCCTGGACTGGGTGCTCGAACAGAACGTGCATATCGTTTCGATGTCGCTGGGCCTCGAGGGTACCCAGAACGAGTTCGTACCTGTGATCGAGCGCATGAGGCAGATGGGCGTGCTACCGGTGTTCGCCATTGGCAACTCCGGTGGGGCCCCGGCCACCCCTGGCAACATGCCGGGGGTACTGGGCATCGGTGCTATAGACTCCGCCAATCGGGTGGCCGGCTTCAGCAGCCGCGGTGAGGTGCGCTGGGGTACCCCCTACAACACCGTGGTGCAAAAACCCGATCTGGTCGCACCAGGGGTGGACGTGCGCTCGAGCATCCCCGGTGGGCGGTACATGTCCATGAGCGGCACCTCGGTGAGCACCGCCATTGCTGCCGGCGGTGCGGCTTTGTTGATGTCCGGGGGCTTCAAGGCCGAGCAGGTACGGCAGGCTTTGCTCAACTCGGCGCTACCCCTATCGGCCACCGGTAGTGGGAAGGGTGCGATTCGGCTGGGCGATGCCCTGGCCGCACTGAAACCCGCGCCGCCGGATAGCCCTCCGGCAGCAAAACCACCCACCCCCCTCAAAACCGCCCTGTTGGTAATCGAAACCCCCGAGACTGCGGCGATCCAAAAAGCCCTGGAGGCGCTGGAGCTTAGCAGCACGGTGGTGCAGGCCAGCCCCGACAAGCGGCCCGGGGCTGGAGAAATTGCGCAATACCCGCTGGTTGTCTGGGTGCTACCACCCGACTGGAGCCAGCGCTGGCCGGAGGCCCAGCGTAAGATGCTGCGGGCCTACGTGGAGCAGGGCGGCCGCCTGGTGCTTATAGCCAGCTATCCCGGCCAACAACCCCTGGCGGAGTCCAGTACCTTTGGCAAGGGCCGGGCCAGCTTTGTAAGCGGCGACCTGGACAGCCTGAGCCTCGAGCAGCGCACCCAGGCCCTGCGGGGTGTAATCCAGCAGATTCTGCGCTGA
- the menC gene encoding o-succinylbenzoate synthase, producing MKIEAAELRLISLPLKFRFETSFGVQTQRHIIVLTLYGEGLEGYAETVMEYTPHYREETIPGAWALLQELLIPKVLGKDFANPEQLWGEIAGFRGNKMTKAALEMAFWDLWCKSLGQPLWKVLGGVRTEIPVGISLGIEPSLEATLEKVGQGLAQGYKRIKLKIKPGWDVKLALAVREAYPEANLTVDANSAYSLNDIATFKALDAARLDYIEQPLAFDDILDHAKLQAAISTSICLDESITSPEDARKALEIGAGRVINLKPGRVGGILASRKIHDITQSYGLPVWMGGMLEAGIGRAANIHVATLPMFIKPGDTSSASRYWQEDIIEEPLEATGGLMPVPQGPGLGVTLKRDLIQSLTEKSAYIGKSI from the coding sequence ATGAAAATTGAAGCCGCTGAACTCCGTCTCATCTCCCTACCGCTCAAGTTTCGCTTCGAAACCTCCTTTGGGGTGCAGACCCAGCGCCACATCATCGTGCTCACCCTGTATGGCGAGGGCCTCGAGGGTTACGCCGAGACCGTGATGGAGTACACCCCCCACTACCGGGAGGAGACCATCCCAGGGGCCTGGGCGCTTTTGCAGGAGCTTTTGATTCCCAAGGTGCTGGGCAAAGACTTTGCCAACCCCGAGCAGCTCTGGGGTGAGATAGCCGGCTTCAGGGGCAACAAGATGACCAAGGCCGCCCTCGAGATGGCCTTCTGGGATCTGTGGTGCAAAAGCCTGGGGCAGCCCCTCTGGAAGGTGCTGGGTGGGGTGCGCACGGAGATTCCGGTGGGCATCAGCCTGGGCATCGAGCCCAGCCTCGAGGCCACCCTCGAGAAGGTGGGCCAGGGGCTGGCCCAGGGCTACAAGCGCATCAAACTGAAAATAAAGCCCGGCTGGGACGTCAAGCTGGCCCTGGCGGTGCGCGAGGCCTACCCCGAGGCCAACCTCACCGTGGACGCCAACTCGGCCTACAGCCTCAACGATATCGCCACCTTCAAGGCCCTGGATGCCGCCCGGCTCGACTACATCGAACAGCCCCTGGCCTTCGACGATATCCTCGACCACGCCAAGCTACAGGCGGCCATCTCCACCTCCATCTGCCTGGACGAGTCCATCACCTCGCCCGAGGATGCCCGCAAAGCCCTGGAGATCGGGGCCGGGCGGGTGATTAACCTCAAGCCGGGGCGGGTGGGGGGCATTCTGGCCAGCCGCAAAATCCACGACATCACCCAGAGCTACGGCCTGCCGGTCTGGATGGGCGGGATGCTGGAGGCCGGCATTGGCCGGGCCGCCAACATTCACGTGGCCACCCTGCCCATGTTCATCAAGCCCGGCGATACCAGCAGCGCCAGCCGCTACTGGCAGGAGGACATCATCGAAGAGCCGCTCGAGGCCACCGGCGGCCTGATGCCCGTGCCGCAGGGGCCCGGCCTGGGCGTGACCCTCAAGCGCGACTTGATTCAAAGCCTCACCGAGAAGTCGGCCTATATCGGCAAAAGCATCTGA
- a CDS encoding GNAT family N-acetyltransferase, giving the protein MQVVIRELHEPEEIMQIPRLEQAIWNDPNDTIRSGTLMALVHEGALLAGAYLQEPNAPERLVGFIFGFPTNRPTDHHSHMAGVLPEFQGSQIGLLLKRYQRDWALSKGYERVVWTFDPLRGLNAHFNLRKLGATFHRYIPNCYGPMGGINAGAPSDRAYAVWELRTPRVFQRMYAPAPTPEVAGLPLANRLEQQVPVEAYLGLSDPRILVQIPEDWGHILQTDPALALAWRMHSREVFGHYFARGYRAVDFVRGPNRYLLERVAGNHPPSPSFGGNPEP; this is encoded by the coding sequence ATGCAAGTGGTGATTCGTGAACTGCACGAACCCGAGGAAATCATGCAGATTCCCCGGCTCGAGCAGGCCATCTGGAACGACCCCAACGACACCATCCGCAGCGGCACGCTGATGGCCCTGGTGCACGAGGGGGCCTTGCTGGCGGGGGCCTATCTCCAGGAGCCCAACGCCCCCGAACGGCTGGTGGGCTTTATCTTTGGCTTTCCCACTAACCGCCCCACCGACCACCACTCGCACATGGCCGGGGTTTTGCCGGAGTTCCAGGGCAGCCAGATTGGGCTGCTGCTAAAGCGCTACCAGCGCGACTGGGCCCTCAGCAAAGGCTACGAGCGGGTGGTCTGGACCTTCGACCCGCTGCGGGGGCTCAACGCCCATTTCAACCTGCGCAAACTGGGGGCCACCTTCCACCGCTACATCCCCAACTGCTACGGGCCCATGGGCGGTATCAACGCCGGGGCCCCTTCCGACCGGGCCTATGCGGTGTGGGAGCTGCGCACCCCAAGGGTGTTTCAGCGGATGTATGCCCCCGCACCCACCCCGGAGGTAGCGGGGCTTCCACTCGCCAACCGCCTCGAGCAGCAGGTGCCCGTGGAGGCCTACCTGGGCCTGAGCGACCCAAGAATCCTGGTGCAGATTCCCGAAGACTGGGGCCATATTTTGCAAACCGACCCCGCGCTGGCCCTGGCGTGGCGGATGCACAGCCGCGAGGTATTCGGGCATTACTTTGCCCGGGGCTACCGCGCCGTAGACTTTGTGCGCGGCCCCAACCGCTACCTGCTGGAGCGGGTGGCCGGCAACCACCCGCCCAGCCCATCCTTTGGAGGCAACCCTGAACCTTAA
- a CDS encoding amidohydrolase family protein, protein MEATLNLKPEIWTADVVYAGFGTPMLEGGLVVVGGHVTAVGPLSELRQSHPDAPLVHKGKALTPPVVNAHTHLDLSTVPYFRGTYPNFIQHVIEHGPWRTVEAAARGLGELQALGVGGFGDIAYKPEVVEWLVAHSSLPGVVYLEVINRNPDQADSVARKIAVQLSSWRQRNSLIRVGISPHTPYNVSAGLLKKLVEIARLEGFPMQMHVAESLEETVLMTQGAGALQEIPMRYGFPAYQEVPGLTPVRYLAELGVLGPHLTIVHGVQVDEEEVQMLAQSGTRIVTCPRSNQGLACGQMPWELYLKHRLEPALGTDSRSSSPDLDVRNEALFLWNQVDPRVLVRAATRNGYRVLGLEPPRITRGTPVSQVQSW, encoded by the coding sequence TTGGAGGCAACCCTGAACCTTAAACCCGAAATCTGGACGGCCGACGTGGTGTACGCGGGTTTTGGCACCCCCATGCTCGAGGGCGGCCTGGTGGTGGTGGGCGGCCACGTGACCGCCGTGGGCCCCCTATCCGAGCTACGACAAAGCCACCCAGACGCGCCGCTTGTGCACAAAGGCAAGGCCCTCACGCCCCCGGTGGTCAACGCCCACACCCACCTGGACTTATCCACGGTGCCCTACTTTCGCGGAACCTACCCCAACTTTATCCAGCACGTGATTGAGCATGGCCCATGGCGCACCGTGGAGGCGGCCGCACGGGGCCTGGGTGAGCTTCAGGCGCTGGGGGTGGGTGGCTTTGGGGATATCGCCTACAAGCCAGAGGTTGTGGAGTGGCTGGTAGCGCACAGTTCCCTACCCGGGGTGGTGTATCTGGAAGTGATCAACCGCAACCCCGATCAGGCCGATTCGGTAGCGCGCAAAATAGCCGTGCAGTTGTCGAGCTGGCGCCAGCGCAACAGCCTCATCCGGGTGGGCATCTCACCCCACACGCCCTACAACGTGAGCGCCGGGCTGCTCAAGAAGCTGGTCGAGATCGCCAGGCTCGAGGGCTTTCCCATGCAGATGCACGTGGCCGAAAGCCTCGAGGAAACGGTTTTGATGACGCAGGGCGCTGGGGCACTACAGGAAATCCCCATGCGGTATGGTTTTCCTGCCTACCAGGAGGTTCCCGGCCTGACCCCTGTGCGCTACCTGGCCGAACTGGGGGTGCTGGGGCCGCACCTGACGATTGTGCACGGCGTGCAGGTGGACGAGGAAGAGGTGCAGATGCTGGCCCAGTCGGGCACCCGCATCGTCACCTGCCCGCGCAGCAACCAGGGACTGGCGTGCGGCCAGATGCCCTGGGAACTGTACCTGAAGCACCGCCTCGAGCCCGCCCTGGGTACCGACTCGCGCAGCAGCAGCCCCGACCTGGACGTGCGCAACGAGGCCCTTTTCCTGTGGAACCAGGTGGATCCCAGGGTGCTGGTGCGGGCCGCCACCCGCAACGGCTACCGGGTGCTGGGGCTCGAGCCGCCTCGCATTACCCGCGGAACACCGGTTTCACAGGTACAATCCTGGTAG